From one Mytilus trossulus isolate FHL-02 chromosome 10, PNRI_Mtr1.1.1.hap1, whole genome shotgun sequence genomic stretch:
- the LOC134686072 gene encoding uncharacterized protein LOC134686072 produces the protein MEDTDIESDDDYEIFVHQRPMVDNTSSSVGDDETDSLDDHEEEVLHTPESDGDAHDIDIEVQELDSLHEDEEQESSLEPETLDPAHDDDIPPVVPRRSGRERTQPKWLQSGDYVTKSAVPPTDTPVDTPVAEWRQKADYLSSCIARGLFSGIELEAGKALLAILTDH, from the coding sequence ATGGAGGATACCGATATCGAAAGTGATGATGATTATGAGATATTCGTACATCAACGACCAATGGTTGACAACACTTCATCCAGTGTTGGTGATGATGAAACAGATAGTCTTGATGATCACGAAGAAGAAGTACTACACACTCCGGAGTCAGATGGGGACGCCCATGATATAGATATAGAGGTACAGGAACTAGATTCCTTACACGAGGATGAAGAGCAGGAGTCGTCTTTAGAACCAGAGACGCTAGATCCAGCTCATGATGATGATATACCTCCAGTTGTGCCTCGTCGGTCAGGCCGAGAGAGGACACAACCTAAGTGGTTACAGTCTGGTGATTATGTGACGAAGTCTGCAGTTCCACCTACTGATACACCTGTAGATACACCTGTAGCTGAGTGGAGACAGAAGGCAGATTACCTGTCTAGCTGTATTGCTAGAGGTTTATTTTCAGGGATAGAGCTTGAAGCAGGGAAGGCTTTATTAGCCATTTTGACCGATCattga